Proteins from a genomic interval of Plodia interpunctella isolate USDA-ARS_2022_Savannah chromosome 20, ilPloInte3.2, whole genome shotgun sequence:
- the eIF2D gene encoding eukaryotic translation initiation factor 2D isoform X2 yields MFSKAYKLKSNSTLKNSEKKHLALRIQDEFSNLSEEKVKELVTVKSSAICVKLALHSGDMVAVYTVDGVPVLIETAEQLVPTVCALWKVPDMVPTITVHSPVVPKVLGGASVYLPGVTIPAGGVGFPQFGKGAIVAANTTDNAAAAIVGRAVMSSGDMLLRAAGTCLEAIQVLGDHLCRDHKMGKIERPKLGLPSYGNREPAIDLAADINQLSMKEEWPSLGKRAPEPAPAPVANEPKVILETPRPETPVEDDADETIVTESPVEEDGAPADMDALLRWSLLCFLKLDGKTVELPLKTNLLYKNYLMPLCPPDRPLDVKKSSYKKMSKFMEAMQEEGLVEVREIDRGVSALAGVRLAHPRLRAFRAPATLRMRACPLSRDYVPPAVTDLHCVTAAVAPLLSDHKKGTPLSSATVRNELTEYVKSRQLNSTQNKGAVMLDATLAKILGKQEQECVKWDALMSGVLGRMTAATEMQFADGTVKLVKTKLEPITMTTVTRSGNKKTHFVAKLLCETYGLPKKFVEGADKALNKKK; encoded by the exons ATGTTCTCCAAAGCCTACAAACTAAAATCGAACAGCACTCTAAAAAATTCCGAAAA GAAACATCTTGCTCTACGAATACAGGATGAGTTCTCTAATCTCTCTGAGGAAAAAGTCAAAGAGTTGGTGACAGTAAAGTCGAGTGCGATTTGCGTGAAGTTGGCTCTTCATTCGGGGGACATGGTAGCAGTGTATACAGTAGACGGAGTGCCGGTGCTGATTGAGACGGCAGAGCAGCTCGTGCCGACCGTGTGTGCTCTGTGGAAGGTGCCAGACATGGTGCCTACCATAACCGTCCATTCGCCGGTGGTGCCAAAG GTACTTGGTGGTGCCTCAGTGTACTTGCCTGGAGTGACAATACCAGCAGGTGGGGTTGGCTTTCCTCAGTTTGGTAAAGGTGCCATAGTAGCTGCAAACACGACAGACAACGCTGCAGCAGCCATCGTGGGCCGAGCTGTCATGTCAAGTGGAGATATGCTGCTGAGAGCTGC AGGCACGTGTTTAGAAGCTATTCAAGTGCTTGGAGACCATCTGTGCAGAGACCACAAGATGGGCAAGATTGAGAGGCCCAAGCTTGGTCTGCCTTCATATGGAAACAGAGAACCTGCCATTGATCTTGCTGCAGATATAAACCAG CTGAGCATGAAAGAAGAATGGCCAAGCCTGGGCAAAAGAGCCCCAGAACCTGCCCCAGCTCCTGTGGCTAACGAGCCCAAAGTTATTTTGGAGACACCGCGGCCCGAAACCCCAGTGGAAGACGATGCCGACGAAACTATAGTCACAg AGTCGCCCGTGGAAGAGGACGGTGCCCCCGCAGACATGGACGCGCTGCTGCGCTGGAGCCTGCTGTGCTTCCTCAAGCTGGACGGCAAGACTGTGGAGTTGCCGCTCAAAACCAACCTGCTATACAA aaactACCTGATGCCGCTGTGTCCGCCGGACCGCCCGCTGGACGTCAAGAAGTCGAGTTACAAGAAAATGAGCAAATTCATGGAGGCTATGCAAGAG GAAGGCCTGGTGGAAGTCCGCGAGATCGACCGAGGCGTGTCCGCGCTGGCCGGCGTCCGCCTCGCGCACCCGCGCCTGCGCGCCTTCCGAGCGCCGGCGACACTGCGCATGCGCGCGTGTCCGCTGTCTCGCGACTATGTGCCGCCGGCCGTCACTGACCTACACTGCGTCACCGCGGCGGTGGCGCCGCTGTTGTCCGACCACAA AAAAGGCACTCCGCTTTCGTCAGCAACAGTACGCAATGAGTTAACAGAATACGTCAAGTCCAGACAACTGAACTCCACGCAAAACAAGGGGGCAGTGATGCTGGACGCTACACTCGCTAAAATACTCGGTAAACAAGAACAG gaGTGCGTGAAATGGGACGCTCTAATGTCAGGCGTGTTGGGTCGCATGACCGCCGCCACCGAGATGCAGTTTGCGGACGGCACTGTCAAATTAGTCAAAACCAAACTGGAACCCATCACTATGACCACAGTTACTAGGAGCGGGAATAAAAAG ACCCACTTTGTGGCGAAACTGCTGTGCGAGACATATGGACTCCCCAAGAAGTTTGTGGAGGGAGCCGATAAGGCCcttaataagaaaaagtaa
- the eIF2D gene encoding eukaryotic translation initiation factor 2D isoform X1 → MFSKAYKLKSNSTLKNSEKKHLALRIQDEFSNLSEEKVKELVTVKSSAICVKLALHSGDMVAVYTVDGVPVLIETAEQLVPTVCALWKVPDMVPTITVHSPVVPKVLGGASVYLPGVTIPAGGVGFPQFGKGAIVAANTTDNAAAAIVGRAVMSSGDMLLRAAGTCLEAIQVLGDHLCRDHKMGKIERPKLGLPSYGNREPAIDLAADINQLSMKEEWPSLGKRAPEPAPAPVANEPKVILETPRPETPVEDDADETIVTESPVEEDGAPADMDALLRWSLLCFLKLDGKTVELPLKTNLLYKNYLMPLCPPDRPLDVKKSSYKKMSKFMEAMQEEGLVEVREIDRGVSALAGVRLAHPRLRAFRAPATLRMRACPLSRDYVPPAVTDLHCVTAAVAPLLSDHKKGTPLSSATVRNELTEYVKSRQLNSTQNKGAVMLDATLAKILGKQEQECVKWDALMSGVLGRMTAATEMQFADGTVKLVKTKLEPITMTTVTRSGNKKVTLVSNLEQFGFELRALAAASQARAAAACGVTRARQLMLQGDQTHFVAKLLCETYGLPKKFVEGADKALNKKK, encoded by the exons ATGTTCTCCAAAGCCTACAAACTAAAATCGAACAGCACTCTAAAAAATTCCGAAAA GAAACATCTTGCTCTACGAATACAGGATGAGTTCTCTAATCTCTCTGAGGAAAAAGTCAAAGAGTTGGTGACAGTAAAGTCGAGTGCGATTTGCGTGAAGTTGGCTCTTCATTCGGGGGACATGGTAGCAGTGTATACAGTAGACGGAGTGCCGGTGCTGATTGAGACGGCAGAGCAGCTCGTGCCGACCGTGTGTGCTCTGTGGAAGGTGCCAGACATGGTGCCTACCATAACCGTCCATTCGCCGGTGGTGCCAAAG GTACTTGGTGGTGCCTCAGTGTACTTGCCTGGAGTGACAATACCAGCAGGTGGGGTTGGCTTTCCTCAGTTTGGTAAAGGTGCCATAGTAGCTGCAAACACGACAGACAACGCTGCAGCAGCCATCGTGGGCCGAGCTGTCATGTCAAGTGGAGATATGCTGCTGAGAGCTGC AGGCACGTGTTTAGAAGCTATTCAAGTGCTTGGAGACCATCTGTGCAGAGACCACAAGATGGGCAAGATTGAGAGGCCCAAGCTTGGTCTGCCTTCATATGGAAACAGAGAACCTGCCATTGATCTTGCTGCAGATATAAACCAG CTGAGCATGAAAGAAGAATGGCCAAGCCTGGGCAAAAGAGCCCCAGAACCTGCCCCAGCTCCTGTGGCTAACGAGCCCAAAGTTATTTTGGAGACACCGCGGCCCGAAACCCCAGTGGAAGACGATGCCGACGAAACTATAGTCACAg AGTCGCCCGTGGAAGAGGACGGTGCCCCCGCAGACATGGACGCGCTGCTGCGCTGGAGCCTGCTGTGCTTCCTCAAGCTGGACGGCAAGACTGTGGAGTTGCCGCTCAAAACCAACCTGCTATACAA aaactACCTGATGCCGCTGTGTCCGCCGGACCGCCCGCTGGACGTCAAGAAGTCGAGTTACAAGAAAATGAGCAAATTCATGGAGGCTATGCAAGAG GAAGGCCTGGTGGAAGTCCGCGAGATCGACCGAGGCGTGTCCGCGCTGGCCGGCGTCCGCCTCGCGCACCCGCGCCTGCGCGCCTTCCGAGCGCCGGCGACACTGCGCATGCGCGCGTGTCCGCTGTCTCGCGACTATGTGCCGCCGGCCGTCACTGACCTACACTGCGTCACCGCGGCGGTGGCGCCGCTGTTGTCCGACCACAA AAAAGGCACTCCGCTTTCGTCAGCAACAGTACGCAATGAGTTAACAGAATACGTCAAGTCCAGACAACTGAACTCCACGCAAAACAAGGGGGCAGTGATGCTGGACGCTACACTCGCTAAAATACTCGGTAAACAAGAACAG gaGTGCGTGAAATGGGACGCTCTAATGTCAGGCGTGTTGGGTCGCATGACCGCCGCCACCGAGATGCAGTTTGCGGACGGCACTGTCAAATTAGTCAAAACCAAACTGGAACCCATCACTATGACCACAGTTACTAGGAGCGGGAATAAAAAG GTGACGCTGGTGTCGAACCTGGAGCAGTTCGGGTTCGAGCTGCGCGCGCTGGCGGCCGCGAGCCAGGCGCGCGCGGCGGCCGCGTGCGGCGTCACGCGCGCGCGCCAGCTCATGCTGCAGGGGGACCAG ACCCACTTTGTGGCGAAACTGCTGTGCGAGACATATGGACTCCCCAAGAAGTTTGTGGAGGGAGCCGATAAGGCCcttaataagaaaaagtaa